Proteins from a single region of Belliella baltica DSM 15883:
- a CDS encoding tetratricopeptide repeat protein, with translation MNKIKLLLVILTLSISSSFAQDAATPGVETLREKNERDQRVYQLALRYNDLAVARMTLIGLIERNPTNSRYGELLATLYFESNQFSGAALAALDVLQVNDRSIEALEVAAYSLEQIGALDRALTQFERLHLLTDDIFSLYKTAYLQYSLKKHEEALNSINMIVKNTKSAEQKLGFPIENNETQEVSMKAAAFNLKGLVYIEQGSKEDARKAFEEALALEPNFNLAKEGLKGL, from the coding sequence ATGAACAAAATTAAATTACTCCTAGTCATCTTGACTTTATCGATTTCATCATCTTTCGCGCAAGATGCGGCTACTCCTGGGGTGGAAACACTTCGTGAAAAAAATGAAAGAGATCAACGCGTTTATCAATTGGCATTAAGATATAATGACCTTGCTGTAGCAAGAATGACCTTAATTGGATTGATTGAAAGAAATCCGACTAATTCTAGGTACGGCGAACTTTTGGCAACGCTTTATTTTGAAAGTAATCAGTTCAGTGGGGCTGCTTTGGCAGCGCTAGATGTGTTACAGGTAAATGATAGAAGTATTGAAGCTTTGGAAGTTGCTGCATATTCTTTGGAACAAATTGGTGCATTGGATAGGGCTTTGACTCAATTTGAAAGGTTACACCTTTTGACAGATGATATTTTTTCGCTTTATAAAACTGCCTACTTACAGTATTCTCTTAAAAAGCATGAAGAAGCCTTGAATTCTATCAATATGATTGTGAAAAATACCAAATCTGCTGAGCAAAAATTAGGTTTCCCTATTGAAAATAATGAAACGCAAGAAGTAAGCATGAAAGCAGCAGCATTCAATTTGAAAGGCTTAGTTTATATTGAGCAAGGAAGTAAGGAGGATGCAAGAAAAGCTTTTGAGGAAGCATTGGCTTTAGAGCCGAATTTCAATTTGGCAAAAGAAGGTCTTAAAGGATTATAA
- a CDS encoding DinB family protein → MSVSQRYISELEQISKEVKSSFSSLSKEVLYQKPDPKKWSIAENLEHIIVLNSSYFPIFQRLKNGNLNNAFVSKISFFSRVIGDMIFKSVSDGGKRKVKTFPLWEPQLNSEKESEILEKFSQHQIELAEWIKELNPFIEKKTIIHSPANKLIVYALDKAFEIIIAHEKRHLDQAKNVLIQIQN, encoded by the coding sequence ATGAGTGTTTCACAAAGATATATTTCAGAATTAGAACAAATTTCCAAGGAGGTGAAAAGTAGTTTTTCAAGTCTTTCAAAGGAAGTACTTTATCAAAAACCTGATCCAAAAAAATGGAGCATCGCAGAAAATCTAGAACATATCATTGTTTTGAATAGCAGCTATTTCCCCATATTCCAGAGACTTAAAAATGGAAACCTAAACAATGCTTTTGTCTCAAAAATTTCGTTTTTCTCAAGAGTTATTGGAGACATGATTTTTAAATCTGTTTCTGATGGAGGAAAAAGAAAAGTAAAAACTTTCCCACTTTGGGAACCACAGCTTAATTCTGAGAAAGAGTCTGAAATTTTAGAGAAATTTTCCCAACATCAAATAGAGTTAGCGGAATGGATAAAGGAGTTAAACCCATTCATTGAAAAGAAAACAATCATTCACTCTCCAGCTAATAAACTAATTGTATACGCATTGGATAAAGCATTTGAAATCATCATAGCGCATGAAAAAAGACATTTGGATCAGGCAAAAAACGTACTAATTCAAATTCAAAACTGA
- a CDS encoding DUF6150 family protein yields the protein MKNLLILLFLFTFSVHFNYGQKVHAVEYENQADIKVFVVQYENQADLKVFKVNYENQADGNEGKWFFTNYPNQAKKKVFFVKYQNQADIKVFFVKYQNQAGWLNRAKMHLLY from the coding sequence ATGAAAAACCTTTTGATTCTTCTTTTCCTTTTTACCTTTTCAGTTCATTTTAATTATGGACAAAAAGTCCATGCGGTAGAATATGAAAATCAGGCAGATATCAAGGTGTTTGTCGTCCAATATGAAAATCAAGCAGACCTAAAAGTATTCAAAGTAAATTATGAAAATCAAGCTGATGGAAACGAAGGAAAATGGTTTTTTACAAATTATCCAAATCAAGCCAAAAAGAAAGTGTTCTTCGTGAAATATCAAAATCAAGCAGATATAAAAGTCTTTTTTGTAAAATACCAAAATCAAGCTGGATGGCTAAATAGAGCTAAAATGCATCTTTTATATTAG
- the tnpC gene encoding IS66 family transposase, with protein sequence MGKNSVDYWYSWDYVLIFRKHFYSILDHRDTLIQELIKMNLQLMEQVKSLKSRVSDLENELARYRNPKNSRNSSVPPSKDENRPKKNQSLRQDTGRKTGGQPGHKGHTLEMTSSPDIIENHIPLFCTCCGGDLSAVPAELSSKRQVLDLPVIKVVCTEHRIFSKNCSCGEKISGSFPDNINAPIQYGSGVETIVGYLHARQYVPYRRMKELLRDCFGINLSEGSIDNIIGRFARKSAPIYAKIKTAVSKSPVIGADETGAKVDGNKQWVWTYQTEELTLLAISESRGLKAMNTHFPDGFGKAVLCHDAWRAYFNYSENLHQLCCAHLLRELNYIVERYKSKWADSLRALFREAISLKRKLKKLPDPENSRSIASIEEKMDNLLAQPVESKHKEAVSLQKRLLKYRKSLFTFLYHQKVPPDNNASERAIRNIKVKQKISGQFKSNNGAENFCVIRSVVDTLIKRSGNILENLNHIANLQPE encoded by the coding sequence GTGGGGAAAAACAGCGTGGATTATTGGTATTCATGGGATTATGTGCTGATATTCAGGAAACATTTCTATAGTATATTGGACCACAGGGATACGCTTATTCAGGAACTGATCAAGATGAACCTCCAGCTTATGGAGCAGGTCAAGTCTTTAAAATCTAGGGTATCCGATTTGGAAAATGAGCTTGCCCGTTACCGTAATCCCAAAAACAGCCGCAACAGCTCGGTTCCCCCTTCAAAAGACGAGAACCGCCCCAAAAAAAATCAGAGTCTCCGTCAGGATACAGGGCGCAAAACCGGCGGTCAGCCTGGACACAAAGGCCATACCCTTGAAATGACATCCTCCCCGGACATAATAGAAAACCACATCCCTTTATTCTGTACCTGCTGTGGTGGTGATCTGTCGGCGGTTCCAGCAGAACTGTCCTCCAAAAGACAGGTCCTGGATCTTCCTGTGATTAAAGTGGTATGTACCGAGCATAGAATCTTTTCCAAAAACTGTTCCTGTGGAGAAAAGATCAGTGGGTCATTCCCTGACAATATCAATGCCCCCATACAGTACGGGAGCGGTGTTGAAACCATTGTCGGTTATCTGCATGCCAGACAGTATGTTCCCTATAGAAGGATGAAAGAACTTCTCAGGGACTGCTTCGGTATTAATCTCAGCGAGGGGAGTATCGATAACATTATCGGTAGGTTTGCCCGCAAGTCTGCACCAATATATGCAAAGATAAAGACGGCAGTCTCTAAAAGTCCTGTGATAGGAGCTGACGAGACTGGGGCTAAAGTGGATGGAAACAAACAGTGGGTCTGGACTTATCAGACCGAGGAACTCACCCTGTTAGCTATATCTGAATCACGTGGACTTAAGGCGATGAATACACATTTTCCCGATGGGTTCGGAAAGGCAGTATTGTGCCACGATGCATGGAGGGCATACTTCAACTATTCGGAAAACCTGCACCAGCTCTGTTGTGCACATCTGCTTAGGGAGCTCAACTACATTGTTGAACGCTATAAATCTAAATGGGCTGACAGCCTTAGGGCCCTGTTCAGGGAAGCTATCTCACTGAAGAGAAAACTCAAAAAACTACCAGATCCAGAGAATAGCAGGAGTATTGCTTCCATTGAAGAGAAGATGGATAACCTACTCGCCCAACCTGTAGAGTCAAAACATAAAGAAGCAGTATCCCTACAAAAAAGACTCCTGAAATACAGAAAGTCACTTTTTACTTTTCTCTATCACCAAAAAGTACCACCGGATAACAATGCCTCTGAAAGAGCCATACGCAACATCAAGGTGAAACAAAAAATATCAGGACAGTTCAAATCCAACAATGGAGCTGAAAACTTCTGTGTTATAAGATCCGTCGTGGATACCCTGATCAAACGTTCGGGAAATATCTTAGAAAATCTAAATCATATAGCTAATTTACAACCTGAGTAG
- a CDS encoding o-succinylbenzoate synthase, with protein sequence MNKIKRLFFECKKHILDFKFDAGTSRGVLKQKETYFVIVKSNNAPFIFGIGEAGPLPKLSLDDLPDFESKLNQICKELSNLEVELSQEEIFDFVKINIPESLPSIRFAFESALLDYSNKGKRLIFDSKFVSQREAIPINGLIWMGEKDFMLEQIDRKLQEGYDCIKMKIGAIDFEQECDLLAYIRSKFDKNQITLRVDANGAFAPEEALQKLNKLMDFDLHSIEQPIRQGQILKMSDLCKKTPVPIALDEELIGIFGLKNKTQLLKQINPQYIILKPTLLGGFRETKEWIEIAQSLNISWWMTSALESNVGLNAIAQFTATFDTILPQGLGTGQLYHNNINSPLIIESGYLVYDQKAKWGI encoded by the coding sequence ATGAATAAAATAAAAAGGTTATTTTTCGAGTGTAAAAAGCACATTTTGGATTTTAAGTTTGATGCTGGAACTTCAAGAGGAGTTTTAAAGCAAAAAGAAACCTACTTTGTGATAGTAAAATCTAATAATGCCCCCTTCATTTTTGGTATAGGAGAGGCTGGTCCTCTGCCTAAGTTGAGCTTAGATGATTTGCCAGACTTTGAGTCTAAGTTGAATCAAATTTGCAAAGAATTATCAAATCTAGAAGTTGAATTGAGTCAGGAGGAGATATTTGATTTTGTAAAAATCAATATTCCTGAATCCTTACCAAGTATTCGATTTGCATTTGAATCAGCACTTTTAGACTATTCAAATAAAGGAAAAAGATTGATTTTCGACTCAAAGTTCGTTTCCCAAAGAGAAGCAATCCCAATCAATGGATTGATTTGGATGGGGGAGAAGGATTTTATGCTAGAGCAAATTGATAGGAAGCTTCAGGAAGGATATGATTGCATTAAAATGAAAATTGGAGCAATTGATTTTGAACAAGAATGTGATCTACTAGCATATATCAGAAGTAAGTTTGATAAGAATCAAATTACCTTGCGAGTAGATGCTAATGGAGCATTTGCTCCCGAAGAAGCCTTACAAAAGCTTAATAAATTAATGGATTTTGATTTACATAGCATTGAGCAGCCTATTAGACAGGGACAAATTTTGAAAATGTCTGATTTATGTAAAAAGACACCTGTTCCAATAGCTTTAGATGAGGAGTTGATTGGGATTTTTGGTTTAAAGAATAAAACTCAACTTCTCAAACAAATCAATCCACAATATATCATTTTAAAGCCAACGCTTCTTGGTGGATTTAGAGAAACGAAAGAGTGGATAGAAATAGCTCAAAGTTTGAATATTTCTTGGTGGATGACTTCGGCACTAGAAAGCAATGTTGGTTTGAATGCAATAGCTCAATTTACCGCTACTTTTGATACTATTTTACCACAAGGTCTTGGGACAGGACAACTCTATCATAATAATATCAACTCGCCGCTCATAATAGAAAGTGGATACTTAGTATATGATCAAAAAGCTAAATGGGGGATATAA
- a CDS encoding cold-shock protein — protein sequence MNTGKVKFFNESKGFGFIVDDESSKEYFVHISGLVDEIREDDEVTFDLKEGRKGLNAVNVKLA from the coding sequence ATGAACACAGGAAAAGTAAAATTTTTTAATGAGTCCAAAGGATTCGGTTTTATCGTAGACGATGAATCTTCTAAAGAGTATTTTGTACACATCTCAGGATTAGTTGACGAAATTAGAGAAGACGACGAAGTTACTTTCGACCTTAAAGAAGGAAGAAAAGGACTTAACGCTGTGAATGTAAAGTTAGCTTAA
- a CDS encoding S-adenosylmethionine:tRNA ribosyltransferase-isomerase: MNLSTAIAELKLSDYEYTLPEEKIAKFPLEKRDASKLLHFKDGKIEHLQFAQLPDLVPVGSLMVFNNTKVIPARLIFQRSTGAKIEIFLLKPIAPTTVINEVMIKTETVSWECMIGNLKKWKTDEILSGEVIYQNKIIKLNASLIDQENRIVKFTWDAEVPFVSIVEASGEVPLPPYLNRKPTEEDRPRYQTVYSKNEGAVAAPTAGLHFTDKVLQKLAANKVKEEFLTLHVGAGTFQPIKTETITAHNMHSEQVVVSISTIQNITEHTQQLIAVGTTSMRSLESLYWFGVKLLREEGHEFLIPKLYPYQDFDQLPTRKESFETILTFMKKNNLSEITGSTEIFIMPGYNFKVCDGLVTNFHQPGSTLILLIAAFTKKYWKQIYKEALENDYRFLSYGDSSLLWCEKG; encoded by the coding sequence ATGAATCTTTCAACTGCTATAGCCGAACTGAAACTTTCAGATTACGAATATACTTTACCCGAAGAAAAAATAGCCAAATTTCCACTTGAAAAAAGAGATGCTTCCAAACTACTGCATTTCAAAGATGGGAAAATCGAACACCTGCAATTTGCTCAACTTCCTGATTTGGTGCCAGTAGGAAGCTTAATGGTATTCAACAACACTAAAGTAATTCCTGCAAGACTAATTTTTCAAAGGAGCACCGGTGCCAAAATTGAAATATTCTTGCTCAAGCCCATAGCTCCGACTACGGTGATCAACGAAGTCATGATCAAAACGGAGACAGTTTCTTGGGAATGCATGATTGGGAATCTAAAAAAATGGAAAACAGATGAAATTCTTTCAGGAGAAGTTATCTATCAAAACAAAATCATCAAGCTCAATGCTTCTTTAATAGATCAAGAAAATAGAATAGTAAAATTCACCTGGGATGCAGAAGTGCCTTTTGTTTCAATTGTCGAAGCCTCTGGAGAAGTCCCATTACCCCCATATTTAAATAGAAAACCAACAGAAGAAGATCGACCTCGCTATCAAACAGTCTATTCGAAAAATGAAGGCGCAGTAGCAGCTCCAACTGCTGGACTACACTTCACCGACAAGGTTCTTCAAAAACTCGCTGCAAATAAAGTGAAAGAGGAGTTTTTAACTCTCCATGTAGGTGCAGGAACTTTTCAGCCTATAAAAACTGAAACTATAACAGCACATAACATGCATAGCGAACAAGTTGTTGTAAGCATCTCTACAATCCAAAATATTACCGAGCATACGCAGCAATTAATCGCAGTAGGCACTACTTCAATGCGATCCCTAGAAAGTTTATATTGGTTTGGAGTAAAACTACTTAGAGAAGAAGGTCATGAATTTCTAATTCCTAAACTCTACCCCTACCAAGATTTCGATCAACTTCCTACAAGGAAAGAAAGCTTTGAGACAATCCTGACTTTCATGAAAAAAAATAATCTAAGTGAAATCACAGGAAGTACTGAAATATTCATCATGCCAGGCTATAATTTCAAAGTTTGTGACGGACTAGTAACTAATTTCCATCAACCTGGATCAACGCTAATTTTGCTAATAGCAGCTTTTACTAAAAAATATTGGAAGCAGATCTACAAAGAGGCACTTGAAAATGACTATCGATTTCTAAGCTATGGAGACAGCAGCTTACTGTGGTGTGAGAAAGGCTGA
- the mnhG gene encoding monovalent cation/H(+) antiporter subunit G, with amino-acid sequence MTDIIIITLSTLGTVFILLAAIGVVKMPDLYLRISVTTKAATLGIGLILISAAFYFNDPSITARVIAIIVFMLLTAPVGAHMIGRASYFTGVKMWHKSKIDELEGQYDPKTHKLYSKDQKIEENKVDDISKG; translated from the coding sequence ATGACTGATATCATCATAATTACCTTAAGTACTTTAGGAACAGTTTTTATCCTTTTGGCAGCAATAGGTGTAGTAAAAATGCCTGATTTATATTTGAGAATTTCTGTAACAACTAAAGCTGCCACATTGGGTATTGGTTTGATTTTGATTTCTGCGGCATTTTATTTCAACGATCCATCAATCACTGCTCGAGTTATAGCTATTATCGTTTTTATGCTACTTACAGCTCCTGTTGGAGCGCATATGATAGGAAGAGCATCATACTTCACAGGTGTAAAAATGTGGCACAAGTCCAAAATCGATGAATTGGAGGGTCAATATGATCCAAAAACTCACAAACTATATAGTAAGGATCAAAAAATAGAAGAAAATAAAGTAGATGACATTTCAAAAGGATAA
- a CDS encoding PAS domain-containing protein, giving the protein MKKVEKYLFTPTFGKTKDIQMSPVIDKMIPDYLINSTQLYVVGLDVNGQVNFIGKKFEMEFPLFKKEFYIHNFSNFLDKEDHGLFEFLLSDLLETPNKSKQVFLNLSNQKKLNWEFSILKSDEGDIEGVLGIGYEFSNDATGKSEIEEIYKKSGFDLSIIENIYFKLNEQWEITFVNDAAQKFFGKCSNSLLKKTIWHVYPNNKLHQSALQFKKAREENEIIVFEERRVDLERWFKVFIVCQHEEMHVIMKDITKDKMNELAVFEAQMNLKSILEHADESYFLVDLELNILSFNENAKKLVKSHFKKELKEKDDFLPYLLSGLEEQFLKDLETVFSGKSITYEKEVINSRTGKELWFEHKFFPLFNSDKKVIGFVYANKNIEEKKLEFKRVEEKNKVLREVAYIQSHLLRSPLSSMLGLLDLIDKKQLDAENTKYFSYLKPLAQELDMVIRENARKVNEFD; this is encoded by the coding sequence TTGAAGAAAGTAGAAAAATATTTGTTTACTCCAACATTTGGTAAGACCAAAGATATTCAAATGAGTCCTGTAATTGACAAAATGATTCCCGATTATTTGATCAACTCTACACAGCTTTATGTGGTGGGATTGGATGTGAATGGACAGGTCAATTTTATTGGAAAGAAATTTGAAATGGAGTTTCCGCTTTTTAAGAAAGAATTTTACATTCATAATTTTTCAAACTTTTTGGACAAAGAAGACCATGGACTTTTTGAATTTTTATTATCTGATTTATTAGAGACTCCAAATAAAAGCAAACAGGTTTTTTTGAATCTGTCTAATCAAAAGAAGCTGAATTGGGAATTTTCAATTCTGAAGTCTGATGAAGGGGATATAGAAGGGGTATTAGGTATCGGTTATGAATTTAGCAATGATGCGACAGGAAAGAGTGAGATTGAAGAGATTTATAAAAAGTCAGGTTTTGATTTAAGCATTATTGAGAATATTTACTTCAAGTTAAATGAACAATGGGAGATCACTTTTGTAAACGATGCTGCCCAGAAGTTTTTTGGTAAGTGTAGCAATTCACTTTTGAAAAAGACAATTTGGCATGTCTATCCAAATAACAAATTGCATCAATCGGCCTTACAGTTTAAAAAGGCTAGAGAAGAGAACGAAATTATTGTTTTTGAAGAGAGAAGAGTAGATTTGGAGAGGTGGTTTAAGGTATTTATCGTTTGTCAGCATGAAGAAATGCATGTGATAATGAAAGATATTACAAAAGATAAAATGAATGAATTGGCTGTTTTCGAAGCACAGATGAATTTAAAATCTATCTTAGAACACGCAGACGAAAGTTATTTTTTGGTAGATTTAGAGTTAAATATTCTTTCATTTAATGAAAATGCTAAAAAACTGGTCAAATCACATTTTAAGAAGGAATTAAAAGAAAAAGATGATTTTTTACCCTATCTCTTATCTGGTTTGGAGGAGCAATTTTTAAAAGATTTAGAAACTGTATTTTCTGGTAAGTCTATCACATACGAAAAAGAGGTGATAAACAGTAGAACAGGCAAAGAACTTTGGTTTGAACATAAATTTTTCCCATTATTCAATTCAGATAAAAAAGTAATTGGTTTTGTTTATGCGAATAAAAACATTGAGGAAAAGAAATTAGAATTCAAAAGAGTTGAAGAAAAAAATAAAGTGCTAAGAGAAGTTGCTTATATCCAATCCCATCTTTTAAGGTCACCACTTTCATCCATGTTGGGCTTGTTGGACCTAATAGATAAAAAACAATTGGATGCAGAAAACACCAAGTACTTCTCGTATTTAAAGCCATTAGCTCAAGAACTTGATATGGTGATTCGTGAAAATGCCAGAAAAGTTAACGAGTTTGATTAA
- a CDS encoding zinc ribbon domain-containing protein YjdM codes for MEKIPNCPSCNSPYGYETENGLTCPECGFEWKIEQPEEAFVVKDANGAVLQDGDAVVVVKDLPVKGAPKSIKAGTKVKNIRLVEGDHNIDCKIEGFGSMALKSEFVKKA; via the coding sequence ATGGAAAAAATCCCCAACTGCCCATCATGCAATTCTCCTTACGGATATGAAACAGAAAATGGACTAACTTGTCCTGAATGTGGTTTTGAATGGAAAATTGAGCAACCTGAAGAAGCTTTTGTTGTGAAAGATGCAAATGGAGCAGTTTTACAAGATGGCGATGCTGTAGTTGTTGTAAAAGATTTGCCTGTCAAAGGAGCGCCAAAATCGATTAAAGCAGGGACAAAAGTGAAAAACATCCGATTAGTCGAAGGTGACCATAATATTGATTGTAAGATTGAAGGCTTCGGCTCTATGGCATTGAAAAGCGAATTTGTGAAGAAAGCGTAA
- a CDS encoding lactonase family protein, with protein sequence MKKYSLPFLGLILGVVLFVACDDEPSEEIFESSHQFLIGSYTSSEEEGIGFLEFDPLTNAANIKVIGSNITNPSFLTLNKKQDLLFTVEEIAGENGGRVKSFGFNKGDKELTLISMENTLGDHPCYLTLDPNEQFLVVGNYSGGNFSTFRIDSGQLTHVQTIEHEGKSIIQSRQEKPHIHSLVFHPGGEKMFVSDLGTDKIYIYDFNPNYAVPFQPAAIPYFEVEAGSGPRHLIFNEKGDRFYLIHELTAELGVYAYENEEINLLSTVSLTHPQFQGTVGAAEVKLSQDGKYIYASNRGEANEISVYEKDLNDKLILVQRISTQGVSPRNFNFSNDGSTFIVGNQESNEIGIFDINQKTGMIGDIIQKVAFPKPAYILPLK encoded by the coding sequence ATGAAAAAATACAGCCTTCCATTTCTAGGACTTATCCTTGGAGTTGTTTTGTTCGTGGCTTGCGATGATGAGCCATCTGAGGAAATCTTTGAATCAAGCCATCAATTTCTAATTGGAAGCTATACTAGTTCTGAAGAAGAGGGTATCGGTTTCTTAGAATTTGACCCTTTGACCAATGCTGCAAATATTAAAGTTATAGGCTCAAACATTACAAACCCCTCTTTTTTAACACTGAATAAAAAGCAGGATCTTCTTTTTACAGTAGAAGAAATAGCTGGAGAAAATGGTGGAAGAGTAAAATCATTTGGATTCAATAAAGGTGATAAAGAATTAACTTTAATAAGTATGGAAAATACGCTTGGAGATCATCCATGCTATTTGACTCTTGACCCAAACGAACAATTTTTAGTGGTAGGAAATTATTCAGGAGGTAACTTTTCCACATTTAGAATCGATTCTGGTCAGCTTACTCATGTACAAACCATCGAGCACGAAGGAAAAAGCATTATCCAATCAAGACAGGAAAAACCACATATTCACAGCCTAGTTTTCCATCCTGGTGGTGAGAAAATGTTTGTCAGTGATCTTGGAACAGATAAAATATATATCTATGATTTCAATCCAAATTATGCTGTACCATTTCAGCCGGCTGCTATTCCTTACTTCGAAGTAGAAGCTGGATCAGGGCCAAGGCACTTAATTTTCAATGAAAAAGGTGACAGATTCTATTTAATCCATGAACTCACAGCGGAACTAGGGGTATATGCTTATGAAAATGAAGAAATCAACTTATTAAGTACGGTTTCATTGACGCATCCACAATTTCAAGGGACTGTAGGTGCAGCAGAAGTAAAGCTATCTCAGGATGGAAAATATATTTATGCTTCAAATCGAGGAGAGGCTAATGAGATATCTGTATATGAAAAAGATCTAAACGATAAGTTGATTCTTGTTCAAAGGATTTCTACTCAAGGTGTTTCTCCACGAAATTTTAACTTCAGCAATGATGGATCAACTTTTATTGTAGGAAATCAAGAATCAAATGAGATTGGAATTTTTGATATCAATCAAAAAACTGGAATGATCGGAGATATCATACAAAAAGTGGCTTTCCCAAAACCAGCTTACATATTGCCTTTGAAATAA
- a CDS encoding LytTR family DNA-binding domain-containing protein gives MKELLKSYNSNGNGHTSEMEDELESELLIKDAIFVRSKGSLVKVKFEDILWMKGDGNYTTLVTRTSVYSLRNILKDFESVLPLNDFMRIH, from the coding sequence ATGAAAGAATTACTAAAAAGTTATAATTCCAACGGAAATGGTCACACTTCTGAAATGGAAGATGAATTAGAAAGTGAATTGTTAATTAAAGATGCCATTTTTGTTCGTAGTAAGGGAAGTCTAGTGAAGGTAAAGTTCGAAGATATTCTTTGGATGAAAGGTGATGGCAACTATACTACTTTGGTAACTCGCACAAGCGTTTATTCTTTGAGGAATATTCTGAAAGATTTTGAATCAGTTCTTCCTCTAAATGATTTTATGCGGATTCATTAA
- a CDS encoding CCA tRNA nucleotidyltransferase yields MNFKVQLDTLPIFRQVGKIADTMGLETYVVGGYVRDLIMGRPCKDLDFVCVGSGIALATQVSESFGKHVPLSVFKNFGTAMIKLDDYELEFVGARKESYRTDSRKPLVEDGTLQEDQERRDFTINAMAICLNESRFGELIDPFNGLKDIKRKIIKTPTDSNITFSDDPLRMMRAIRFATQLNFDIDADTFDGLIQNAERLRIISGERIIDELNKIILAEKPSYGFKLLFASKLLHQFFPEMVELQGVDSVGDKSHKDNFYHTLQVLDNITVFTDDLWLRWAAIMHDIAKPVTKRFNQKVGWTFHGHEDKGARMTPSIFRRLKLPMDERMKYVQKLVRLHLRPIALVSDKVTDSAVRRLLFDAGDDVDDLMKLCRADVTSKNNNKVQKYLANFDKVEQRILEVEEKDHVRNFQPPVSGEEIMSIFDLEPSKIIGELKEDIKEAILEGQIQNNKEEALQLLYRLAEKRGLKSK; encoded by the coding sequence ATGAACTTCAAAGTACAGTTAGATACACTTCCTATTTTTCGTCAAGTTGGAAAAATTGCTGATACAATGGGTTTAGAGACCTATGTTGTAGGTGGTTATGTCCGAGATTTGATAATGGGAAGACCTTGTAAGGATCTGGATTTTGTTTGTGTAGGTTCAGGAATAGCATTAGCGACTCAAGTTTCGGAGAGCTTTGGAAAGCATGTTCCACTTTCGGTTTTTAAGAACTTTGGAACAGCGATGATTAAGCTAGATGATTACGAATTAGAATTTGTAGGAGCAAGAAAAGAATCTTATCGAACTGATTCCAGAAAACCACTTGTGGAAGATGGTACTTTACAGGAAGATCAAGAAAGAAGAGATTTTACCATCAATGCAATGGCGATCTGCCTCAATGAATCTCGATTTGGAGAATTAATTGATCCTTTTAATGGTCTGAAAGATATCAAAAGAAAAATTATCAAAACTCCAACGGATTCAAATATTACTTTTTCTGACGATCCTTTGAGAATGATGCGAGCTATTCGATTTGCTACACAATTGAATTTTGATATTGATGCTGATACATTTGACGGATTGATTCAAAATGCAGAGAGACTGCGCATCATTTCTGGTGAAAGAATTATTGACGAATTGAATAAAATAATCTTGGCAGAAAAACCATCTTATGGTTTTAAGCTTCTTTTCGCTAGTAAATTGTTACATCAATTTTTTCCAGAAATGGTTGAACTGCAAGGTGTAGATTCTGTAGGAGATAAATCACATAAAGATAATTTTTATCACACGCTTCAAGTGTTGGATAATATAACTGTTTTTACAGATGACCTTTGGTTACGTTGGGCAGCAATCATGCATGATATTGCCAAGCCTGTCACCAAACGTTTCAATCAAAAAGTAGGATGGACTTTTCATGGACATGAAGATAAAGGCGCTAGGATGACTCCTTCGATTTTCAGAAGGCTGAAATTGCCCATGGACGAGCGTATGAAGTATGTTCAAAAATTAGTTCGCCTTCATCTAAGGCCAATTGCACTTGTAAGTGATAAGGTAACAGATTCAGCTGTGAGAAGATTGCTTTTTGACGCCGGAGATGATGTTGATGATTTGATGAAGCTCTGTAGAGCAGATGTCACATCCAAAAACAACAACAAGGTTCAGAAGTATCTGGCCAATTTTGATAAGGTTGAGCAGAGAATTTTGGAGGTAGAAGAAAAAGATCATGTAAGAAATTTTCAGCCGCCTGTTTCAGGAGAAGAAATTATGTCTATTTTTGATCTCGAACCTTCAAAAATCATTGGTGAGCTCAAAGAAGATATAAAAGAAGCAATTCTTGAGGGACAAATTCAAAACAATAAAGAAGAAGCTTTACAGTTATTATACCGTTTAGCAGAAAAAAGAGGGCTGAAAAGCAAATAA